The window CGACCAGCAATTGGTCGACTGTCCGCTGCTAGAACGCTCTTCGGTCTGACCGCGAAATCAACGTCGAAGAGCAAACCCTTACCCACCCCTTCACCTTGGACGATGAAGATAGGAAAGAGATAACCATCATGACACAACCCCGATACTTCCGGGCTGCCCGGATGACGGCGGCAAGCCTTGCAGTGGGCGCGATGCTGCTCACCGGCTGCACCGCAAATGTCAACAAGACAAGCACCTCCGACGCCGGCGCGAACGCCAGCGCGTTCCTCACCATTCCGCGTGAGGACATGGGCACGTTCGTGCAGAACTTCAACCCGTTCGCTCCCACGGTGAACCCGATGGTGCAGCAGTCAATTTACGAATCCCTCCTGATCTTCAACCCGGCAAAGGGAGACACGGTGCCGTGGCTGGCCACCGAGTGGAAGGCGGCAGAGGACGGCAAATCGGTCACCTTCACCCTTCGCGACGGCGTGAAGTGGTCCGACGGGCAGCCCCTCGTGGCTGACGATGTTGCCTACACTTTTGAACTGCAGAAGAAGATCAAGGGCGGCTTCGAGTATCTGGATACCGTCACGGCCGAGGGCAATAAAGTCACGTTCAACTTCAACAAGCCGTGGTCACCTGCGCTCTACGACGTAGGCCAACTCATCATCCTGCCCAAACACATCTGGGCCGCTTTGCCGGATCCGGAAAAGGATGCGAACGCCAAGCCGGTGGGTACGGGACCATACACCGAGGTGGATACTTTCCAGGCCCAATCCTTCGTCCTGAAGAAGAACCCCAACTACTGGCAGCCTGAGAAGCAGAAAATTGCCGGCATCAAGATGCTCGCTTTCGCAGGAAACGACGGCGCCAACCTCGCCGCCGCGAACGGCGACGTGGACTGGGCTCCGCAGTACATTCCCAACATTGAGAAGACGTTCGTTTCCAAGGACAAGGAACACCGTCAGTACTGGTTCCCTGCCACCGGTGCCATGATCAACTGGCAGCTCAACACCACCAAAGCGCCGTTCAATGATGTTGACGTCCGCAAAGCATTGAGCATGGCCGTGGACCGGGATCAGGTCACCAAAATTGGTATGAGCGGCTACGCCAAGCCGGCTGACTGCACAGGACTCTCCGGCAACTATGAGACCTGGAAGAACGCCGCGGTCAAGGACAACTGCACGTGGACCAACCACGACGTGCAGAAGGCCAACGAGCTTCTGGACAAGGCGGGCTATCCCAAGGGAGCTGACGGGAAGCGCACGCTCAAGGACGGGAAGCCCTTCGAGTTCAAGATCTCTGTGGGCGCAACGTCTTCGGATTGGCTGTCCGTGGCCAACGTGATCGCGCAAAACCTGGCCGAGGTGGGTGTTACGGCCAAGGTGGAGTCCCCTGATTGGGCTGCAGTTGTTGCCGGCTACGAGACCGGCGAC is drawn from Arthrobacter sp. 31Y and contains these coding sequences:
- a CDS encoding ABC transporter substrate-binding protein → MTQPRYFRAARMTAASLAVGAMLLTGCTANVNKTSTSDAGANASAFLTIPREDMGTFVQNFNPFAPTVNPMVQQSIYESLLIFNPAKGDTVPWLATEWKAAEDGKSVTFTLRDGVKWSDGQPLVADDVAYTFELQKKIKGGFEYLDTVTAEGNKVTFNFNKPWSPALYDVGQLIILPKHIWAALPDPEKDANAKPVGTGPYTEVDTFQAQSFVLKKNPNYWQPEKQKIAGIKMLAFAGNDGANLAAANGDVDWAPQYIPNIEKTFVSKDKEHRQYWFPATGAMINWQLNTTKAPFNDVDVRKALSMAVDRDQVTKIGMSGYAKPADCTGLSGNYETWKNAAVKDNCTWTNHDVQKANELLDKAGYPKGADGKRTLKDGKPFEFKISVGATSSDWLSVANVIAQNLAEVGVTAKVESPDWAAVVAGYETGDFDSGIVWSANDPSPYKYFNTSMGTSTVKPVGTKTFDNYHRFGDTKADALLADFVGAADESKQKDIANKLQEEYNDVAPLVPLFSGPEWGAFNDTRFTGWPTEDNPYATLSVRSPTTVLILSTLEPRK